The DNA segment ATCCCGGTACGCTTCGCCGCCTTTTCCACATCAGAATATCACACGTTGATTTCATGTCTTTCTACAtgccttacttttttttttttgtgtgtgatgatTGATTCCAGGTGACCGAGTTCCTGAGCACGGAGTTCTACTCCTTAAACTACAGCCTTCGTCAGCGTCTGGATATCTTAgaggtttgggggggggaaaaaaacacgtcAGGCCAAATGATACTTAGATTGAgtctcaaaataattctttcttATGCTCCAGGTTTTAGCTTTGGCAGCTCAGGAGCTGTCCAAGCCAAACCCGGACATCCCAAATCCAAGCGTCACCGCAGATTTAACGCCGTACTCAGCTGACAACGCTGCACACTGGCGGCAGGTCATTGAGGAGCGCATTCAGGCAAAGACCAAACGCATCAGTAAGGTATTTAAACCACATGCActactgttaaaaaaatatatatatgtgaaaaaagaaaatatgttgTTCCAGGGAGCCTCCCAGCCTCCAACAAAGGCCACAGCTAACCGCTATGCGCCAGTTGCTGGATATTTCTTCTTTCCTTTACTCAGAAATTATGACAAGTGAGTCCGAAATTTACCGCCCCCTTCCAATACTAATGAAATCGAATATGAACTGAAATGTACATTCTCCTCGTGCTTATCAGGCCTCAGGTGACCTTCGACTTATTGGGAAGTGACCACCTGGTTTTGGGCAGGCTGATCCACACCTTGGGTATCTTCATGCATCTGGCAGTGAATGCACCGGTATTTGAATCAAAGCCCTTGTCTCCAAAAGTCACTTTGCGAATGGTACCGATGacatcattttcattttccCCCTCTGCAGGTCGCTGCACAAATGGGTCGTGCTCTGCTGGACTTTGTGTGGACGCTGCGTTACCACACTGACCAGtaagtaaatttttttttaaatatataatgtTCTGATTTAGACTGACGCGGGTGTGCCTGACACCCATCTTTCATTATTTTTGGAAGGATGGTAAGACGAGGCATCCTCTTCTCCGTCTGCTCCGTGTTCATGAGCATGCCCAGTCAAAACATTTTGGTGGACCTTGCAGACCAGCTTTTTGAAACTAGATCTTGGCTggcaggtaagaaaaaaaagtgtttccacaaaaaacacattttcaaaatgcaCACGCAGCTGCGCTCATTTCTGGGAAGAGGACGAGGATCCAGGATGTCCTGTAATGCAAGCTATGACGCAATCGgtctatttatttgtttgtttattaaatCCATCCTGCAGCTAAAAATAGTTTATTATCATATTACCAAGGGGCTGAAATTTGAATGACCATAACTTTAATTACCATACACTCTGAGAaataaaaggtttatttttacgATTGTTTGCTATGCTATCTGTTATGTTGCCAAGATGTGGCTGAGGGTGACCTGGATGCAGATTGCAGGAGTTTGGCCATGCAGAGTCTGGTGTTGATGGATAAGAGCCTGAAGAAACAGCTTGAAAGTCCGCACGCCCTCAGCATTGAATCATGAACAAAAATCCACCAGGTCAAAGTGAGGACTCTGTCCTCACAAAAGACTGCAGATGTTGGTTTCACAGTCAAGGAAGTGGATGACATCAAACACCAATGTCCTTAAAGGTGGGATGACTTCTTCTCTTCCTGGAACATGAGGTCaagcaaatgaaaatgaaagctTGTGTTGACCCCTGGCTCTACATATAAAAAGGTACACACTTGTTCAAACCAATTGTGGCTTAAATGACGAAATATTTTTCGTCATTTAAGCGAGGATATCCTGAATTTAGTTGAGGTATATTCTTTTGTCTTTCCTGTACAAGCCGATTGGGTTTGTTTGTCCGCAAAGGACATCCTgtgaatatttatgtacagtacgTAGTCATAGACAcactataaaaataaatgatgctTCCTCCTGTGACAAATGGATCCTTTCACATGAGAATGAGTTCTCTGGAattgtttatcttatgagaaaACTGCGAAAGAAGATAGAATTATGTCATTGTCAATAATAAGACATTACTgttattggggaaaaaaagagacaaagTACAGTACAGGCAAGCGTGTAATGGTACATATTTGTATTTGGTACACTTGTGTCCCATAGAGTTCACATGGTGTCAGCAAAATTAACATttgcttattttgtttgtttgtttatttaattattattaagtaTTGCAACAGTTGCAATACTTTAGAATGCtatttttataaaaacaaattttaaaaaagtttttttgtggggctgaaatggatgaatgacatttccattcatttcttgGTGAAGTGACTCGTCAGACCTCGGCCATGTTCGTTAATTTCCGTAACTCCTCCTCCAGTTCAATCTCGGATGTTGTCCGTGGCAACTGCCAGGGACGCTCTCGGAGCCACACACAAGCGAGAATTTTTGACAGATAACGGCTATAAATTAACATATAACTTGGTGGTTTAGGCAACTCTTGTTGGGAAAACAAATCCGTGTCTTGATATGTTGTTTAGAGGAGCGCCGTTGAAGGTTTTAGCTAAGTTTGGGTAATGTATCCAAGCTGACCGAGGTGGTAAAATCCAAAATGGATGCCGCCTGGAGAGTATATGTCGAGCTAGCTTCCGAAATGTAAGATACCTCAAAAAAGGAACACCTCGGATACTGCGTTGGGAAGGAAAGACGCTTTTGAGGGTATGTCTATCGTctcgtgtgaaaaaaaaaaaaaaagacgtagaTGACTAATTTGTAATGCGAGTCGTGAAGTGTTCGCCCAAACAGTAAATAGTTATATGAAAACATTTCTGTCGTTCTTGTTCGATAattatttaataggaataacTTTTTTCGCCACTTTAAATTGCAAGCAATGCTCATAAACTCAAACAAGGAATCATAACATTTATAAAGTTGGTAGCACCAGGATGCTAACATGCCCCATCAGTGCAAAGCTATCAAGTAGTTGTGTCATATTAATTAAAGCATACTACAACTACAGATAAAGACAATAGAAATCCGttcaaaacaaataatttaACATGTTTTTGACGCCATTATTGTGTGTTAGTGGGTAGCATTTCTTCCTCAGCAGATTCCTTGTATAAATTTGACATGTCATTTATCTTTACCTCACCAACTTAGGTACACTGAGAACATGGCGGTGTATTTCGACTACCGCGTTGAGACCCCTGAAAATTGCGAGGAGCCCATTCAGTTGATTTGGCACTCAACTCTGTCCATACTGGCTGTGGCCTCGCGAAACTCCACCACTGGAGGAAATGTTAACATCTACTTACAGCAGGTAAATAGGCATGGAGAATGTCCATCCATTATTTGACAAATAGTTTCTCTCTGTCTTCCCATCCATTTAAACAACTACCTCTCCAAATGCAGGGCGAGCGTGTGGAGAGCTGTCACGTTGAGCGTCCTCACCGTCCCACAATGCTTTGCTGGCATCCCATAAAGCCCGTGTTGGCTCAGGGTTGGGAGAATGGCGAGGTGCTGCTTCTATTGCACCCTTCCGGAGACCAAAATGTCCTGCCGAGCACGCACACGGCACGCATCACGCTGTTGGAGTGGAGTAGCTCGGGAAGTCGCTTGGTGACTGGGGACCAGGTGAGTGTcttatttttccaaaatgtgaAGTAAATATAAAACTACAGATCTGAGGATGGCAACATTGAAGACCTGCTGGTTCCTAATAAAAAATTGTCTCCACCTTCAGAGTGGTGCTTTAGCTGTTTGGAAGGTGGATGCCAGAGGGAGACTTCAAGGGAACCATCAAGTGAAGCATGGATACAACTCCCCCATCACTTGCTGCTTATTCAAACCTGCTCTGCCTGGAGAGTAAGTAGGATATACGATTAACACAATATATTTCATTGagtataacttttttttttaacagcgacGTGAAAATGCTGGCTCGTGCGTCAGTGAGTGGAGATGAGAACGCTTTGGACATGTTCAGCTGGAAGGGCGCGCCTCTCAAGATGGGGCCGCAGGAGGGCCTTGCTTTTTACGTCAGCACTGCAGATGGTAAGAACAATTCTGATTTTTGAAGTGAATTTAGAAATTTGTCTAAGGCTACGGACGCTGTAGCttaattccaatttttttttccttgggtaAGAGTGCACTGGTTGCTTTCTAAAATCATAATTCATTATAGGTAAGGTGCACAGCGTGGATGAGCACGGGAAAACAAGCATGCTCCTCAGGATGGATGGTGCCATCAGAAAAATGTACTACCTGGAGACCAGGGAGGTTCTTACTGTGATCACTGACAGTATGATGCTGTCACAGTACACTCTGGGACCAGAGGGGGATGCCCAGGAATTTCAAAAGGTGGGCtcaacagataaaaaaaaaaacttcttccATAGTACCTACACATTATATTGTTCTCTTGAAAATACTTTTCAAGGTCAAGCTGAGCAGTAAAAGTGGGCAAAGCGTGGACATCGTATGGGCGCACAATGGTCTTGTTATCACAGCGACAGGGGAGCAACTTCTCAGGTTGGCATTCTGTACACTCAGCGGACGCAAATACACACTAGCTGGCTTTTCGCGTGATGTTCTGTCCTGATTCGGTTTCGTAGGCTGTGGGATCTCGAGCGAAACGAAAACTACACCTTGTCACTTGATGAGAAGCTCGGCTTTGAGAGCGGCGAGATGATCAACTGTGTTTCCTATTGTGCTGGGAAAGGTCAATAATATGTTTGACTGATTAGTCTTATCACATCACTGCAATTTGTCAGCTCACATTTCCCATTGCCTTTCACTTCTCCAGAAATTCTGGCTGCAGGTACCAGTCACGGACGCGTAGCAATGTGGAAAATGACGCTGCTTTCGGAGCGTAGCAGAAGCGACACAAAAGCCCAGTGGAAGCTTCAGACGCCCACGGAAATCGAAGGAAACGTTACTCAACTGCAGGTACTCCCTTCACACACTTTTCTGTCTTGTTGCGTTTTAGTAAATATCTGCTTGCCTTTTAGTGGGGCACCAATCTGAATCTGCTGGCGGCCAACAATTCCAACACGGTGGTGATCCTGCACGAGCACGTGATGTCAGCCCACTGTAGCCAGCAGGTGGCAGCGGTGCAGTTGACGCCGACCCAGCTCAGCATCACTCAGTTCCACACAGGCCTGCACTTGGCTCTGCAGTCCGAAATGCATATCAAGGGCGTGTGTGTGACAAAGGTAAGCAGCCGAGGCCATTTAGAATCCGATCAGTGGATACAGATGGATGTAAATAAAGCTATTTGTTCTTTTGACTTTTACTAGGTCCTGAAACTTTCAAACATTTCTAATTAATTCTCTCTGTTCCTTGTGACAGGATTCTGCCACAGTTTGGAGTGGCAAACAGGTGACTGTGTTTGAGATGTCGGGGGCTGCCCTACATAATAAAGGTACGGCGACAACACCGATTCCGATACTTGTCAGACTAAAATTCCGACAACCAAATAATTAGCCGAtgaactgaaaaataaaaatttgccATTCTTAAAAGAGCTAATATCAGCAAATTAAATTGATCAATCTGTCCGTCCACGTTTTTATCTCTCCCATTTTCAAGAGCAACCATTTTTTTCCTCTGTTAATTCCGCAGGATCATTCCCTTGTGACTCTCATGTAGTAGCTGTCCATGGTAGGAACCTTTACATGGTGGAACCGAACAGAGTCCAGATCCGCACACCGCAGGTTTGTCGACCCTTTTGGGGAAGCTGTGGGTTGACCGATTGAATAATTTAACTAAATTATAACCAACCCATTTCCCATGTTTAGGGCACAGTGAAGCAGCTCTTGACTTTCTCCAAGGCTGAAGGCAACCCAGTTCTGCTCAGCGTGTGCCAGTCTTACCTGGTGGTCGGCACAGACACATCGCATATCCGAGTTTTTGATCTCACCCTGAGGTTTGTTAAGGTCAATATTACTCTCGGTAAAATACTTGTTTTGAAtcaatgtgtgttttttaattCTAGAGATGCTAAAGCTCACTGCAATGCCAAGAACCTGGCTGATCAGATTCCCAATTTGGGAGCCCTGCGTTCAGTCAAGTGTAACGCCAACGGTAGCCAAGTCAGCGTTTTAATCAAACAGGTGAATGAACAACACCCATTCTCGATTTTCATCCATTTAACTATGAATTCACCAATGCCGCACTTTCCTCTTAGGTGAACGGTCGACCCGACCAGAAAGTCTACTTCTATGACATTGAAATGGACACCGTCACACACTTTGACTTTTTCACTGGCAGACCATCCAGTGGTATCTCACAGCCTGAAGACTGTGAAAGGTAAGTCGAGGTGCTTTTGCCCTTCTGAgtcagatttttaattttttttttttttgagtctgGTTCTGTTTTGTTCCCCAGACAGCAGTTTCAGGAGAGCGAGCTTAGGGGCCGATGCCCCGTATCGCACTTCTGGGACGAGAGCGAACCGCGACTCTTTGTGTGTGAGACGGTGCCGGTCAGCTCCGAAACCTCCTCCTCTGGTTACTGGGAGACGGTAAAGTTAACATCTTCTGGTTAAATCAGCTTTTAGAGTGTCATTTCTCTACACGCAATTGTATATAGTGTTTACTTAACTTTGATTTCCCAGGTGGACGTGTCGGTGGTTACGCTCTTCTGTACTCAGGAACACGGCCTCCTTTTGCAAGACTGCTACCACAAACCAGCAGGCCTGCAAGCCCTCCTTGCTCTTGACGtgccttattattattttagctgCAAGGTGAGATTGGACAATCCTCTTGTTCCTCAGCCATGCTGCTTCTGTTTGGAAATCTCCGTTCAAATCTTTGCACCCGCCACTACTACTCTAATGTGCGACTTTGTTTGGTCTAACGTGCACCCCAGCTATTATTTCGGAGGGGTGGTGTCCTTCAATCAGACGTGAGTGCCTGTCCGTTCCTTTCCTTCTGAAAACTAAACATTGTTGATTCCCGGCAGCACAAAAGCGTCCCTGTGTGGTGAATATAgcctggttgttttttttccaacgcTGTAGTTTGCTTTGACTCCTACTGCCTTACACCAAAATGGTTTTTGAAATTGAAAGTTTTCAGAAGCCTTAAGATGATGTCGTGATAACACTGACTACTATTTTAATTTTCGTAATGACTATTTTGGCCATCATTCATTTTGGGAAAAGGCTGTGAAATGTGGAAAAGGTGAATATGAATGTCATTTGTATAAACCTCAAATCATGCTCCTCGCTTGTGTTCTAAAGGAGGTTTCCGCCACATCAGCACCAGCAAATAATGGCCAGCCATCACGGGGCTCCGTTGCCCTCTTCCCCCAAATGGTCTCCAGGCGAGCGCTCAGGGACTTTGAAGGCCTGGAGAACTGTGACAAGTCCACACGCGACGCCATGCTCAACTTCAGCTTCTACCTCACCGTCGGCCACATGGACGAAGCCTTCAAGTCCATCAAACTCATCAAGAGGTAAGAAGTCGCTCGTCCGGTCAGCTCAGAGAGTACGTTTACCCGGTCATCGTGTTCTTGGGCAGTCCGGTCCACGGGGGCTTTAGTTCAAAGACGTGACTCAAGATCAACAGGGGGAGTATTGTCATGTTCGGCCTTGACTCTCTATTGGCGTTCTGCACAATAGTTTGACTAACTTCCTCATTGATAGCTATTTTTACTGCTTTTCAAAAGACTGACATTGTGTTTGATGAATAAAAATGTGCATCTCTACGCGCTACCCTTTTGGTAATGGATGACTCTGAGCAGAGATCCAGAAACTAGTCCATCTCACTCAGACCTCCTGTGGAATTCCCAGTTGTCTTATTAATATAAACATATGTAGCTCTACTGTGAAAATGCTTGACATAATTCCCCGAAATGGATCAGCACTATCAGATACAGACTGGAATGTTTCCATCCCAGACTCGGCAATTTCCTCTTATTCATGTCGTCCTTGAGCTGCAGGCTTATCACCCACCTACTGTCTTTTAGCCTTCGCATTGCAATTTAGAATATCGACATCAAAACAGAAGGCGCAATGACAAAATGTTCTGTAGAATGATAAAACACCACGATAACCGACACGTTTAACTTTGACATTTATTGAATTGATAAAATATCTGTATTTATTCAACCCTCGTGTGgtttgaagtgtggaagatccCCAGGGGTTCTTTCCAGATGTAGGATATAATAATGGCAAATATTACTACACCTTCATGACGGCCCTGTTTAATAGAGTTTACAAATATTAAATTAGTATATGGATGTACcacaaacaaatgatgtctaAGTGGATTACAAAAGGTATTGCCTGCTTTTACGTAGAAGTGCATGTCGTCTTAAAGTTTAGGAATAACTTATCCCCTTTCGCCTTAACCATAACTGGACTAAAATGCAAGTTTCCTATTAAATATCACTTTGACGCATTAAGAAACTTTGCTAGGATGACTCGAATGTTTTAACCTACTAAAGATATAGCAACATTATATTTAGATATCCCGAAGGGGAAGTAGGCGAGGGGGAGAGGTATTATGTTATTATGCTTTATATTCATTCTATCACAACTCCAATTCATAGTCATGGAAGAGGACTTTTGAGTAAGTGCACGTAAAATAATCAAGGTCCAGCTTGATCTTCTGCTTGGCGGGACTTTAAACATCTCAGGCCTGGTCCAAATGTAGCCACCAAGAAATCATACTACGTCCAACAGTTGCAGAGCAGCAAACCAAGCACGTTTTGCGTCGAGGTATGTTGAGCCGCCGGAAACCCAAAGATTGAGCCGAGGATTTTCTGCTCAACACGGCGAATCCACGTAATCGTTGTCCAGGCGGGGGTGGAAAGGGGACGTGAGCGAGcgactgatgatgatgacccgCGGCGCCAGGCAATCGTCACGGCGGTGTAAAATGTTCCAGATGAGCATGGCCGCCGCCATTGTAGCCAGCAGGCACGCGGCGATGTCCACATAGCAGGAGTAGGACAAGTGTGTGTATGGCCCGATCCTGTAGAAGGTCACTAGTCCAATCACCAGCACAAAACCTAGAAAAGTGCAAAGAATCAGATTAGCAAGTGACAATTTGGCCACGGTTTTAGATGTtaatctggctttttttttttgtgtagatCGTAAATTAACTCTGTTGTGCACTAACTACATTGTGTCATATCTTTAGTGTTGCGCCATGAATAGACATGATAAGACATTTACAAAAATATGAGGGGTGTTCCTTTGGCACAAAACTGTCTCCCAATTAAATAAACTCCGTGATAACATTAAAACAAAGAATTACAAACATTCCACTGGCTGCATATTGGTGGTTGTTTTACATGGTTACTCATTGATGGCTATTTTTACCGGTGCATTGTGTTTGATTCCCGAAATCCTCCACCCATGCGATTATACATTGCCCCACCGTACTAACTTGTTTCCCAACTGCATCATTTTACGGCAATTTTACTATGTAGGCAAGACTATCAATCAATCGTCAGCATCCCAGTGTCAAAACGTTCCCAAAAATAATCGCTGGAAATGCACGTAGTCGGTAACTGAAACTTCGCAGTGTTTGCTCAGTGGCTCGGTGTTGAACCCGCCTGGCTCCTCATCCAAGAAAATGAGTAACCTCGTCGCGGCCAGGGTGGGCTGTGTGAACCTCTCGTTTTGGCACGCACTTATCTCGTCAGCTTCCTTCCCCCTCTTCCTctttccatccttccttcccaCCCCTCCACACCCTGGCCTTCGAGGCTCTTACATTTACTGGAGGTTTGATGTTATCGCTCACAGAGAAAAATCTGAATAACATTCCTCttgaagatctttttttttttttttaaattaacagtTTCTAAATGCAAACAATTTATGACCAGCAGTAATAGTAGAAAAAGTACAGTCTGTAAATGTAGTGGAAATTAAATTACTACCCTATGACCTATTATGACCTGACTTTCAACACGCATTTGAAGTTCCAGGGGTGAATTGGTCAACTGTacagtaagggggggggggggggggaaatcactGAATGGACCTGAATATTGTAAGCTCAACAGTCTGTGAGCGTGCTTGGCACGtatcaaaatgaaaacaatccaGTGAAAGAAG comes from the Syngnathus typhle isolate RoL2023-S1 ecotype Sweden linkage group LG18, RoL_Styp_1.0, whole genome shotgun sequence genome and includes:
- the ift140 gene encoding intraflagellar transport protein 140 homolog translates to MAVYFDYRVETPENCEEPIQLIWHSTLSILAVASRNSTTGGNVNIYLQQGERVESCHVERPHRPTMLCWHPIKPVLAQGWENGEVLLLLHPSGDQNVLPSTHTARITLLEWSSSGSRLVTGDQSGALAVWKVDARGRLQGNHQVKHGYNSPITCCLFKPALPGDDVKMLARASVSGDENALDMFSWKGAPLKMGPQEGLAFYVSTADGKVHSVDEHGKTSMLLRMDGAIRKMYYLETREVLTVITDSMMLSQYTLGPEGDAQEFQKVKLSSKSGQSVDIVWAHNGLVITATGEQLLRLWDLERNENYTLSLDEKLGFESGEMINCVSYCAGKEILAAGTSHGRVAMWKMTLLSERSRSDTKAQWKLQTPTEIEGNVTQLQWGTNLNLLAANNSNTVVILHEHVMSAHCSQQVAAVQLTPTQLSITQFHTGLHLALQSEMHIKGVCVTKDSATVWSGKQVTVFEMSGAALHNKGSFPCDSHVVAVHGRNLYMVEPNRVQIRTPQGTVKQLLTFSKAEGNPVLLSVCQSYLVVGTDTSHIRVFDLTLRDAKAHCNAKNLADQIPNLGALRSVKCNANGSQVSVLIKQVNGRPDQKVYFYDIEMDTVTHFDFFTGRPSSGISQPEDCERQQFQESELRGRCPVSHFWDESEPRLFVCETVPVSSETSSSGYWETVDVSVVTLFCTQEHGLLLQDCYHKPAGLQALLALDVPYYYFSCKEVSATSAPANNGQPSRGSVALFPQMVSRRALRDFEGLENCDKSTRDAMLNFSFYLTVGHMDEAFKSIKLIKSKAVWENMARMCVKTRRLDVARVCLGNMGNARAAKALKEAEAEPEPEAHVAALAVQLGMLEDAEKLYKSCQRYDLLNKLYQAAGQCEKALEIAENHDRIHLRTTYYNYARYLESMGDKNLALENYEKSDTHRVDVPRMLQDDPLSLEIYVNRMKDKNLYKWWAQYLESQSEMDSALDFYESAQDYLSLVRVHCYMGNVQKACEIAIETGDRAASYHLARHYEGHEDIKQAVHFYTRAQAYNNAIRLCKENGLDDQLMNLALLSNPEDMMEAACYYEEKGVHMDRAVSLYHKAGYVSKALEVAFATEQFAALQMVAEDLNESSDPALLARCSEFFIQHSQYKRAVELLIAARKYPQALELCVNENLTITEELAEKMTAVDSKDLSEEAHKQLLEKIAECCVRQGNYHLASKKFTQAGNKQKAMRALLKSGDTERIVLFANVCRQKELFIMAANYLQSVDWKNPGILKTIIAFYTKGRAPHLLAGFYETRAQVEIDDYQNYEKGMNALSEALKCLSKVKNSDGQQETKLTELQRKIALIKKFIHARKLKSEDAEEALNICEGLLKEPELDAAVRVGDVFGFLIDHHCQHGNYKAAYSKLEELQNVVPSQNIRYYVKQASLDALHKHMGLTMNSGDHRNNEKEEDEVEEDLNEIT